The Ruminococcus bovis genome includes a region encoding these proteins:
- a CDS encoding J domain-containing protein has product MVTNPYKILDIPETASDEEVKTAYRKLAKKYHPDKYVDSPLKDVADEKMKEINEAYDMIMDMRKNKNSQNQSSYGSSTGYGGASDPIFQRVRQLIMANSLDEADRMLDSMADSQKIAEWYFLKGMIASKKGWGEQAFQYIQRAVQMNPGNPEYTAAYQNIMRARQYGAGGAYNQPNQQYGCSCCDMCAGMMCADMCCNCCGGGC; this is encoded by the coding sequence ATGGTAACAAATCCGTATAAAATTTTGGATATTCCAGAAACAGCATCTGATGAAGAAGTAAAGACAGCATACAGAAAACTTGCAAAAAAGTATCATCCTGATAAGTATGTTGATTCTCCTTTAAAAGATGTTGCAGATGAAAAAATGAAAGAAATAAACGAAGCATATGATATGATTATGGATATGAGAAAAAATAAAAATTCTCAGAACCAATCATCATATGGTTCAAGTACCGGTTATGGTGGTGCATCTGATCCAATCTTCCAGAGAGTTCGTCAGCTAATTATGGCAAACAGTCTTGATGAAGCTGACAGAATGTTGGATTCAATGGCAGATTCTCAGAAGATTGCTGAGTGGTACTTCCTAAAGGGTATGATTGCTTCCAAGAAAGGTTGGGGAGAACAAGCCTTTCAGTATATCCAAAGGGCAGTACAAATGAATCCGGGTAATCCTGAATATACAGCAGCTTATCAGAACATAATGCGTGCAAGACAGTACGGTGCAGGTGGTGCATATAATCAGCCTAATCAACAGTATGGCTGTAGTTGTTGCGATATGTGTGCCGGTATGATGTGTGCAGATATGTGTTGTAACTGTTGTGGTGGTGGATGCTAA